A stretch of Aedes aegypti strain LVP_AGWG chromosome 2, AaegL5.0 Primary Assembly, whole genome shotgun sequence DNA encodes these proteins:
- the LOC5575071 gene encoding serine protease snake isoform X1: MVARMLWLSCFVGLIACSLVQGKRISQLKCEEYVNQTMTSVSVISLILDPTPIEFTSYNCSKTIDLIVGGEDAKSGEFPHQVLLGWKTNHTGVYRFDCGGTVISDRYVLTAAHCASKGNNMNPAPEIVRFAELDLTIDEDEFDIEIEKITRHPAHRFRSSYHDIALVRLKEHLRFSAVVRPACLWVDVDTSPSPVIATGFGQLDVADERGSNTLRKVQLDVQDLSGCNNQFLGTRNFPNGMTDNQLCIGSSRGGKDTCQGDSGGPIQVLANPKWCIYHVLGVTSAGSACGTMVPAVYTKVASYIDWIEGIVWGSG; encoded by the exons ATGGTCGCGAGAATGTTGTGGCTTAGTTGTTTTGTAGGGTTGATCGCCTGCTCGCTAGTTCAAG GCAAAAGAATTTCGCAGCTCA AATGTGAAGAGTACGTGAACCAAACTATGACATCCGTCAGTGTCATATCGCTGATACTGGATCCAACCCCTATCGAGTTCACATCCTACAATTGTTCGAAAACCATCGATCTCATAGTGGGTGGAGAGGACGCCAAGAGCGGAGAATTCCCCCACCAAGTACTGCTCGGATGGAAAACCAATCACACGGGTGTCTATCGATTCGATTGCGGAGGAACGGTGATCAGTGACCGATACGTCCTGACGGCGGCTCATTGTGCGTCCAAGGGAAACAATATGAATCCTGCACCAGAAATTGTAAGGTTCGCTGAACTGGATCTGACGATCGATGAGGACGAGTTTGACATAGAGATTGAAAAAATTACGAGGCATCCGGCGCATCGGTTCCGTTCCTCGTATCACGATATTGCTCTGGTCCGTTTGAAGGAACACTTGCGATTTTCGGCCGTAGTTCGACCTGCCTGTTTGTGGGTTGATGTGGACACGAGTCCTTCACCGGTCATTGCTACGGGATTCGGTCAGTTGGATGTAGCAG ACGAGCGTGGTTCAAACACACTCCGGAAGGTACAGCTGGACGTCCAGGATTTGAGCGGCTGCAACAATCAGTTCTTGGGGACGAGAAATTTCCCGAACGGAATGACCGATAACCAGTTGTGCATAGGAAGCTCACGAGGTGGTAAGGATACGTGCCAGGGCGACTCGGGCGGTCCGATTCAGGTTTTGGCTAACCCCAAGTGGTGCATCTACCACGTGCTTGGTGTAACTTCCGCTGGGTCGGCCTGTGGAACCATGGTGCCAGCAGTGTACACCAAAGTGGCTAGTTATATAGATTGGATCGAAGGGATCGTGTGGGGATCCGGATGA
- the LOC5575071 gene encoding serine protease snake isoform X2, which yields MVARMLWLSCFVGLIACSLVQGKRISQLKCEEYVNQTMTSVSVISLILDPTPIEFTSYNCSKTIDLIVGGEDAKSGEFPHQGNNMNPAPEIVRFAELDLTIDEDEFDIEIEKITRHPAHRFRSSYHDIALVRLKEHLRFSAVVRPACLWVDVDTSPSPVIATGFGQLDVADERGSNTLRKVQLDVQDLSGCNNQFLGTRNFPNGMTDNQLCIGSSRGGKDTCQGDSGGPIQVLANPKWCIYHVLGVTSAGSACGTMVPAVYTKVASYIDWIEGIVWGSG from the exons ATGGTCGCGAGAATGTTGTGGCTTAGTTGTTTTGTAGGGTTGATCGCCTGCTCGCTAGTTCAAG GCAAAAGAATTTCGCAGCTCA AATGTGAAGAGTACGTGAACCAAACTATGACATCCGTCAGTGTCATATCGCTGATACTGGATCCAACCCCTATCGAGTTCACATCCTACAATTGTTCGAAAACCATCGATCTCATAGTGGGTGGAGAGGACGCCAAGAGCGGAGAATTCCCCCACCAA GGAAACAATATGAATCCTGCACCAGAAATTGTAAGGTTCGCTGAACTGGATCTGACGATCGATGAGGACGAGTTTGACATAGAGATTGAAAAAATTACGAGGCATCCGGCGCATCGGTTCCGTTCCTCGTATCACGATATTGCTCTGGTCCGTTTGAAGGAACACTTGCGATTTTCGGCCGTAGTTCGACCTGCCTGTTTGTGGGTTGATGTGGACACGAGTCCTTCACCGGTCATTGCTACGGGATTCGGTCAGTTGGATGTAGCAG ACGAGCGTGGTTCAAACACACTCCGGAAGGTACAGCTGGACGTCCAGGATTTGAGCGGCTGCAACAATCAGTTCTTGGGGACGAGAAATTTCCCGAACGGAATGACCGATAACCAGTTGTGCATAGGAAGCTCACGAGGTGGTAAGGATACGTGCCAGGGCGACTCGGGCGGTCCGATTCAGGTTTTGGCTAACCCCAAGTGGTGCATCTACCACGTGCTTGGTGTAACTTCCGCTGGGTCGGCCTGTGGAACCATGGTGCCAGCAGTGTACACCAAAGTGGCTAGTTATATAGATTGGATCGAAGGGATCGTGTGGGGATCCGGATGA